A DNA window from Gammaproteobacteria bacterium contains the following coding sequences:
- a CDS encoding F-box protein: protein MQENRDLKETSIAPRNDQTPHHRSPQNIENTTFIPDVALPDEIALQILKDLTLKNLTQATQVSKKWHQLTRPTLWQHFINRYTKGDLWRYLFLKPDESSYETYFNEVFPESKVYFPKFEPVFYKVRDEILAGNHLYDPEHYKEIRKAFFGSFKLSDITQTLLQAIEITQILPTEIRQGFVDSYMDTTKSDDIINNIPKIFPILYKINTLDRLSTDYAFVMKFLTSSFRLDQIGIFIGTSKDKKNALLTPKAVITASAYSGSDIIDQIIQEPTLSFLLDRFTEQDLVQCASLSDTTAECILKHPTLINRLSNEDIAKIFCGLSRDPTRNLLYFLVENNPLFLSRLNGQFLTLLTQAKHAAFFILNHPALLQKLNEDECTQIMAKIPLPEDVGATLRNEVFWSFKVKNMSKFLLHFTFSEEVILYDLSASLITPEDALAEALTFTGLALAKAMAKQPILLQKMNRQQFLELAFFHSSVALLLLQNKTVTAKWDDDILGKIERKWHPFPEITEIEKLTAQIRAKLGSPLNQPKNVPNSNSALFFTLISTPRTIPVSPARESYRGISPQRINQPKFIPRRRRFHLPDWPWGSIIFATVLGIIGVVLLASGIGSLCGVGFIVASLTAANALNLSLSTIAAISIFSGLSSSLVSATLFSRIINLFSSKPEPFRPRHVPPAILNPYRYFPKNSGIENHLTIPSNRQFKPTVYKTVVDKPNRKNHQNESHKNELSTPEVEGGPNSSI, encoded by the coding sequence GTGCAAGAAAACAGGGATCTCAAAGAAACCTCTATAGCTCCACGGAATGATCAAACGCCCCATCATCGCTCTCCTCAAAACATAGAAAACACCACTTTCATTCCAGATGTAGCTCTCCCCGATGAAATCGCTCTACAGATTTTGAAGGACCTGACGTTAAAAAATTTGACTCAAGCCACTCAGGTTTCCAAAAAATGGCATCAGTTGACAAGACCTACTCTCTGGCAACACTTTATTAATCGGTATACGAAGGGTGATTTATGGCGATATTTATTTTTAAAACCCGACGAAAGCAGTTACGAAACTTATTTTAATGAAGTCTTTCCAGAATCTAAGGTTTACTTTCCTAAATTTGAACCGGTTTTTTATAAGGTAAGAGATGAAATTTTAGCAGGAAATCACCTCTATGATCCAGAACACTATAAAGAAATTAGGAAAGCTTTCTTTGGAAGCTTTAAACTGAGTGACATTACACAAACGCTGCTCCAGGCTATAGAGATCACTCAAATATTGCCAACGGAAATTCGGCAAGGTTTTGTGGATTCTTATATGGATACTACGAAATCGGATGACATTATTAACAACATCCCAAAAATTTTTCCTATTTTGTATAAGATTAACACCTTGGATAGGCTTTCCACAGATTATGCATTTGTTATGAAATTCCTTACGTCTAGTTTCAGACTTGATCAAATAGGAATTTTTATAGGAACTAGCAAAGATAAAAAGAATGCGTTGCTTACACCCAAAGCAGTCATTACAGCATCAGCTTATAGCGGCTCCGATATAATAGATCAGATTATACAAGAACCTACATTATCCTTTCTTTTAGATAGGTTTACGGAACAGGATTTAGTCCAATGTGCTTCACTGTCAGACACAACAGCTGAATGCATTCTAAAACATCCAACTTTAATTAATAGATTGAGTAATGAAGATATAGCAAAAATTTTTTGTGGTCTATCAAGAGATCCCACTCGTAACTTGCTTTATTTCCTTGTTGAGAATAATCCCTTATTTTTAAGCAGACTCAATGGACAATTTCTCACGCTTTTGACTCAAGCAAAACATGCAGCTTTTTTTATCTTGAATCATCCTGCGTTGCTTCAAAAATTAAATGAAGATGAATGCACTCAAATAATGGCCAAAATTCCTCTTCCCGAAGATGTGGGTGCTACTTTAAGAAATGAAGTCTTTTGGTCATTCAAAGTCAAGAATATGAGCAAATTTCTTTTACATTTCACTTTTTCTGAAGAAGTAATACTGTATGATCTTTCAGCCTCTCTTATTACACCAGAGGATGCATTAGCAGAAGCATTAACATTCACTGGATTAGCACTTGCGAAGGCAATGGCAAAACAACCCATCCTTCTGCAAAAAATGAATAGACAACAATTTTTAGAACTTGCTTTCTTTCACTCTAGCGTTGCATTACTTTTACTTCAAAACAAAACTGTAACTGCTAAATGGGATGATGATATCTTAGGGAAAATAGAAAGAAAGTGGCACCCATTCCCTGAAATTACTGAGATAGAAAAATTAACGGCTCAAATTAGAGCAAAGCTTGGGTCTCCATTAAATCAACCAAAAAATGTTCCTAACAGTAATAGTGCCCTTTTTTTTACCTTAATCAGCACGCCTAGAACGATTCCAGTATCCCCTGCCAGGGAGTCCTACAGAGGTATCTCACCTCAGAGGATCAACCAACCAAAATTTATTCCTAGGAGGAGACGGTTCCATCTACCGGATTGGCCCTGGGGAAGCATAATTTTTGCAACAGTCCTCGGCATTATTGGTGTGGTTTTGCTTGCCTCAGGAATTGGTTCATTATGTGGCGTGGGCTTTATAGTTGCTTCTTTAACTGCAGCAAATGCGTTAAACTTAAGTCTTTCAACTATCGCCGCAATATCTATCTTTTCCGGCCTTAGCAGTAGCCTGGTCAGCGCAACTCTCTTTTCAAGAATTATCAATTTGTTTTCTTCCAAGCCGGAACCCTTTCGCCCAAGGCATGTTCCTCCGGCGATTTTAAATCCCTATCGGTATTTTCCCAAGAATTCTGGGATAGAAAATCACCTAACAATTCCATCAAATCGTCAATTTAAACCTACGGTTTATAAAACCGTAGTTGATAAACCCAATAGAAAAAATCATCAAAACGAAAGTCATAAAAATGAGTTGAGTACTCCTGAAGTAGAAGGTGGGCCTAATTCCTCAATTTAA
- a CDS encoding response regulator, which translates to MVLNLDWLQLGPIPPNAIHGSYNIGLVVLSYLIAVLASYVTLDLAARIRSEKVARVKFLWLLGGAFAMGAGIWSMHFIGMLAFSMPMPMQYEITWTMSSLMVAILASAFALFLLRKKDRRVSSMVVGGVFLGLGIVTMHYMGMEGMTQHVNIRYLPGLFLLSILIAILASEAALWLSLQTNLGPLRQIQLKIVSALIMGAAICGMHYTGMAAAIFTPLAHASQGKSIEPSLLAFYVAGITAVIITIALLLSTYRQSTVDTIQNERNFLNAMLDNLEDGIIATDANGKITMVNRTLQKKLKLSQELFKNLSDYFHPSKDDAIENSQEASPFIRALQGEKVSAVELTMGLDSSDRDNIVMNSQPIIDAQGEKLGSVIVIHNITDRIRVEKLKNEFVSTVSHELRTPLTSIRGSLGLAIGGATGELNKKTKDMLEIAYNNCQRLIRLINDILDIEKIEAGKMEFDLHPLPIATVVENAILANQAFGQKFNIKIQLEGEIPDVTINVDGDRLEQVMTNLISNAVKFSPVGGVVTVRVMVIDKWVKVCVEDKGKGISEEFQTLIFQKFAQADSSAIRHKGGTGLGLSISKTIIEKLGGKLSFTTRENEGSIFYFQLPIWHEIVISSAEKKSPAILLCEDDKDIIQLLTKILTKNNFEVDVAVTIVQAKQLLKTKHYHAMTLDLVLPDGDGIPWMQELRKDPRYSELPIILISGKVGAKEDLLNGHAFSIINWVNNTFDETQLINAIKQIKKKLIGAKPSILHIEDDQDLLKIVANMLQEDATLESAHNLHEAQSLLSQQKFDLVLLDLILPDGSGIELLPQLCSLHIPVIVFTAFELPRDYVRYVSAALIKSRITDKELLTVIKEAINKLGEENEGT; encoded by the coding sequence ATGGTCCTTAACCTCGATTGGTTGCAGCTAGGGCCCATTCCGCCCAATGCAATTCACGGTAGCTATAATATTGGCTTAGTGGTGTTATCTTATTTGATCGCAGTGCTTGCTTCGTATGTGACATTAGATTTAGCGGCCAGAATTCGGTCCGAAAAAGTGGCTCGTGTCAAATTTCTCTGGTTGTTAGGCGGCGCTTTTGCCATGGGGGCAGGTATTTGGTCTATGCATTTTATTGGCATGCTCGCTTTTAGTATGCCTATGCCCATGCAATATGAAATCACATGGACAATGTCATCCTTAATGGTGGCTATATTAGCCTCAGCCTTTGCATTATTTTTGTTGCGCAAAAAAGACCGTAGAGTTTCATCCATGGTGGTGGGCGGGGTCTTTTTGGGCTTAGGTATAGTCACTATGCATTACATGGGCATGGAAGGAATGACTCAACATGTGAATATTCGTTATTTACCCGGATTATTTTTGCTTTCAATTTTGATTGCAATACTGGCGTCGGAAGCAGCGCTTTGGCTTTCTTTGCAAACCAATTTAGGCCCCTTACGTCAAATACAATTAAAAATAGTAAGCGCTCTGATAATGGGCGCTGCGATTTGTGGCATGCATTATACGGGTATGGCCGCTGCAATTTTCACGCCGCTGGCACATGCGTCGCAGGGTAAAAGCATAGAACCTTCTCTGTTAGCATTCTATGTTGCAGGTATCACGGCCGTGATTATTACGATCGCATTACTGCTTTCAACATATCGACAATCAACAGTAGATACCATACAAAATGAAAGAAATTTTCTAAATGCCATGCTTGATAATCTGGAAGATGGAATTATCGCTACCGATGCTAACGGCAAAATTACGATGGTAAATCGCACATTACAAAAAAAATTAAAATTGTCTCAAGAATTATTTAAAAATTTGTCCGATTATTTCCATCCTTCTAAAGATGATGCAATTGAGAATTCGCAAGAAGCTAGTCCCTTCATTCGAGCTTTGCAGGGAGAGAAGGTCAGTGCAGTGGAATTAACGATGGGATTAGACAGTAGTGATAGAGATAATATAGTGATGAACAGCCAACCTATTATTGATGCGCAGGGAGAAAAGTTGGGCTCTGTTATAGTCATTCACAATATTACTGATCGTATTCGAGTGGAAAAATTAAAAAATGAATTTGTATCAACGGTAAGTCACGAATTGAGAACGCCTTTGACTTCGATACGTGGTTCATTGGGCCTCGCTATTGGTGGTGCAACGGGTGAGCTTAATAAAAAAACAAAGGACATGTTAGAGATCGCTTATAATAATTGCCAACGTCTCATACGATTAATAAATGATATTTTAGACATCGAAAAAATAGAAGCCGGAAAAATGGAATTTGACCTTCATCCGCTGCCAATTGCCACTGTAGTTGAAAATGCTATTTTAGCAAATCAAGCCTTCGGCCAAAAATTCAATATTAAAATTCAATTAGAAGGAGAAATACCCGATGTTACCATTAACGTTGATGGTGACCGACTAGAACAAGTTATGACTAACTTGATTTCTAACGCCGTGAAATTTTCTCCTGTCGGAGGCGTAGTTACTGTTCGAGTAATGGTGATTGATAAATGGGTAAAAGTTTGTGTAGAAGACAAAGGCAAGGGAATTTCTGAAGAATTTCAGACGCTTATTTTTCAAAAATTTGCACAAGCAGACTCTTCAGCTATTCGCCATAAAGGCGGCACGGGTTTAGGTTTGAGTATTAGCAAAACTATCATTGAAAAGCTGGGGGGTAAACTGAGTTTCACCACGCGAGAGAATGAGGGCTCTATCTTTTATTTTCAACTCCCTATCTGGCACGAAATAGTCATTTCGAGTGCTGAAAAAAAGAGCCCTGCAATATTACTCTGTGAAGATGATAAAGATATTATTCAATTGCTAACCAAGATTCTAACGAAAAATAATTTTGAGGTGGATGTCGCTGTTACCATTGTTCAGGCAAAACAATTATTAAAGACGAAACATTATCATGCCATGACGCTTGATTTAGTGCTGCCAGATGGCGACGGCATCCCTTGGATGCAAGAATTACGTAAAGACCCTCGATATTCGGAACTCCCCATTATCCTGATATCAGGAAAAGTGGGTGCTAAAGAGGACCTGTTAAATGGTCATGCTTTTAGTATTATCAATTGGGTAAATAATACTTTTGATGAAACCCAACTAATAAATGCCATTAAACAAATAAAAAAGAAATTAATTGGGGCAAAACCCTCGATTTTACATATTGAAGATGATCAAGACTTATTGAAAATTGTCGCTAATATGTTGCAAGAAGATGCTACTCTTGAATCAGCACATAACCTGCATGAAGCGCAAAGTTTATTATCGCAACAAAAATTTGATCTAGTATTGCTGGATTTAATATTGCCTGATGGTTCAGGTATTGAATTATTGCCTCAGTTATGCAGCCTGCACATTCCTGTAATTGTTTTTACTGCTTTTGAATTGCCGAGAGATTATGTGCGCTATGTTAGTGCCGCGCTAATAAAGTCGCGCATTACGGACAAAGAATTGCTTACTGTCATAAAAGAAGCTATCAATAAGCTGGGAGAGGAAAATGAAGGAACTTAA
- a CDS encoding response regulator, which translates to MKELKKILYVEDEEDIRTIAQVALEDLGKFTVKICSSGQEAIEEAEAFSPDLLLLDVMMPGMDGPATLQALRSKPALATTPAIFMTAKAQNNEIMEYRKMGVLDVIIKPFDPMKLASDLKECWKKHRG; encoded by the coding sequence ATGAAGGAACTTAAAAAAATTCTTTATGTTGAAGATGAAGAAGATATTCGCACCATTGCGCAAGTCGCTCTTGAAGATCTTGGAAAATTCACGGTAAAAATTTGCAGTTCTGGTCAAGAAGCAATAGAAGAGGCCGAAGCGTTTTCCCCAGATCTATTGCTGTTGGATGTGATGATGCCCGGCATGGACGGCCCTGCAACTCTGCAAGCGTTGAGGAGCAAACCCGCGCTTGCTACCACGCCGGCAATTTTTATGACAGCCAAAGCTCAAAATAATGAAATTATGGAATATCGTAAGATGGGTGTCCTTGATGTCATTATAAAGCCTTTTGATCCGATGAAGCTTGCGAGTGACTTAAAAGAATGCTGGAAAAAACACCGTGGCTAA
- a CDS encoding diguanylate cyclase, whose product MAKDARAKLQQLFADYARNLPHKIAEIDTLWQQVKQHWDPESWDQLHRLAHTLTGTAGTYGYQQISDTARTLVSVIKEYFDKVPNHKKIAEIEEIIEKLKQCAVDLTPLKVQSDLFLKFTENNLLENRLVYFLGRDKNLTQQLNHLRHFDYVVSLFPDTSTLQKALHQNKPATIIVDVSTLTEAEKTEVVQFSNKLLGIPIIVISEENSLQDHLEAARMGSRFFLTKPLEINQVVDKLNQILDPIINPYRILIVEDALGIAEYFATILQEAGMISSVITDPLNINESLIAFKPELILMDLYMPGISGLELAAVLRHQPSYASIPIVFLSSEDDKTKQLEAMSLGGDDFITKPVVPEYLIWSVRNRAERYRVLRTLMLKDSLTGLFNHTNILKQLEMELLRAQRQKQICSFVMLDIDHFKQINDTYGHLVGDRVLKTLSLTLQQRLRRTDIIGRYGGEEFALVLPGTPYEDALKICENLKEKFIELQRGIEKQQFLVTFSGGIATAPPHKTTLELIERADEALYKAKHAGRNRVL is encoded by the coding sequence GTGGCTAAAGATGCGAGAGCAAAATTACAGCAATTATTTGCCGATTATGCAAGAAATCTGCCGCATAAAATTGCTGAGATTGATACATTATGGCAGCAAGTAAAACAGCACTGGGATCCTGAAAGTTGGGATCAGCTGCACCGTTTAGCGCATACACTTACTGGCACTGCGGGAACTTACGGCTATCAACAGATAAGTGATACTGCGCGAACTCTCGTTTCAGTGATTAAAGAATATTTCGATAAAGTCCCCAATCACAAAAAAATTGCTGAAATTGAGGAAATAATAGAAAAATTAAAACAATGCGCAGTTGATCTTACACCGTTAAAAGTCCAGTCAGATCTTTTTTTAAAGTTTACTGAAAATAACTTGCTTGAAAATCGTTTGGTTTATTTTTTAGGAAGAGATAAAAATCTTACTCAACAATTAAATCATCTTCGTCATTTCGATTATGTAGTGAGTCTATTTCCCGATACTAGCACTTTGCAAAAAGCTTTACATCAAAACAAGCCTGCCACGATTATTGTTGATGTCAGCACATTGACTGAAGCTGAAAAAACTGAGGTCGTACAGTTTTCTAACAAACTTCTCGGCATCCCTATTATTGTTATTTCAGAAGAAAATAGTTTGCAAGATCATTTAGAAGCGGCGCGTATGGGTAGTCGTTTTTTTCTTACAAAACCACTCGAAATTAACCAGGTAGTAGATAAGCTTAACCAAATTTTGGATCCAATTATTAATCCTTATAGAATCTTGATCGTAGAGGATGCATTAGGTATTGCAGAATATTTCGCCACGATTTTGCAAGAGGCTGGAATGATTTCCTCGGTGATCACAGACCCTCTTAATATTAATGAGTCATTAATTGCGTTTAAACCAGAACTCATTCTTATGGATCTCTATATGCCGGGAATATCCGGTTTAGAGTTAGCTGCTGTTCTACGTCATCAACCATCGTATGCCAGCATACCAATTGTTTTCTTGTCTTCTGAGGATGATAAAACCAAACAGCTAGAAGCAATGAGTTTAGGAGGCGATGATTTTATTACCAAACCTGTGGTGCCAGAGTATTTGATTTGGTCAGTTAGAAATAGAGCAGAACGTTATCGCGTCCTGCGAACGTTGATGTTAAAAGATAGTTTAACGGGGCTCTTTAATCATACTAATATATTGAAACAGTTAGAAATGGAGTTATTGCGAGCTCAAAGACAAAAACAAATTTGCAGTTTTGTCATGCTTGATATCGATCATTTCAAACAGATAAATGATACCTACGGTCATTTAGTGGGAGATCGGGTGTTAAAGACGTTGTCTTTGACATTACAGCAGCGTTTACGCAGAACTGATATCATCGGTCGTTATGGCGGGGAGGAATTCGCCTTGGTACTTCCGGGCACCCCCTATGAAGATGCGCTAAAGATATGTGAAAATTTAAAAGAAAAATTTATAGAGCTGCAACGGGGGATAGAAAAGCAACAATTCCTAGTTACTTTCAGTGGAGGGATAGCGACGGCACCCCCTCATAAAACTACACTCGAGCTGATTGAGCGAGCGGATGAAGCGTTGTATAAAGCAAAACATGCTGGGCGTAATCGAGTGCTGTGA
- a CDS encoding HigA family addiction module antidote protein yields the protein MHNPSHPGKFIREVWLKPLGLTVTQAAHNLGVARKTLSALLNGHAGISPEMALRLGKAFNTSPESWLVQQMQYDLWKVKQKNQSLKDVRVLSKNKQNVDNPIHL from the coding sequence ATGCATAACCCATCACATCCAGGCAAATTTATACGAGAAGTCTGGTTAAAACCGCTGGGCCTAACGGTTACACAAGCGGCGCATAATTTAGGTGTAGCGCGCAAAACATTATCGGCATTATTAAATGGCCATGCAGGGATCAGCCCGGAGATGGCTCTGCGGCTAGGCAAAGCCTTTAATACCTCACCAGAAAGTTGGTTGGTTCAGCAAATGCAGTATGATTTGTGGAAAGTCAAGCAAAAAAATCAGAGCTTAAAAGATGTGCGTGTTTTATCAAAAAATAAACAAAATGTGGATAATCCCATTCATCTTTAG